Within Gambusia affinis linkage group LG01, SWU_Gaff_1.0, whole genome shotgun sequence, the genomic segment AACAAgaatgtttggttttaatttctagtgtaaatatcttagacAAAACTTACTTACAAGAacctttcagaaataaataggtttttatttatgtccgtaattccttaatattggtggaAAAACTACTATTTCCActgagattatttcatttataacacaggaaaatgtcttgctgttagtggaataatctgccagtggagttttttccatcaatatcaaggaattatttaagCTTTTCAAGACGATttagaagcttgttttaggtaaataattcattaatattgattttttttcttccactagaagattatttcacttataacaagacagtttttgcaatgttacaaattaaaaaatactttagtaatcccaaagtgaaattaaataaaaatgacaagtgaaataatctgctagtactttttaaaatcagtattaTAGAATCACTCACTTAAAAAAACCTCCTGTTTCcttttgaaaagttacttgtcagttagttttgtcttattttaagtgcagTAAGagatttgctctagaaactagaccaaatatACTTGccaagattttgtggttttgaagtgaaaataaaaaaaatgtccatgcagtcaaaaaaaatgaaacttccTTCATTCTGCATGACAAAaccatgtaaaaataaataaataacttagaAGTCGAGACAGGCCGAAGCAAAAGTTTTGTATGCCTGTGAAATAAAAGTCCAGCAACGCAGCCACTTAGCTTTGGCTTCCCTCTTTGGAggctgtttgctgttttctttggcACTTTAGTTTGAAagtcattgttgtttttagtctttatttCTGTCCGTTGCTCACAGTttgctctcctcttcctccagcgGCCGATTCAAACCTGGGATGAACTTGAGGAGACGCCTGCGGAAGCTcttctgtttgggttttctcTGCAGCGAGCCGAATGCTCCCTGTTTCTCCACTGAGCCCACGGACGACGGGGACGACGAAGATCCCCTCAGGTAGCTGCGCGTGCTGGCGCTGCGGGTCAGGTGAGTCTTGGTCACGGTGAGGAGTTCGCTAGTCGGTCGGACGCGCTGCTGCCTCTGGGAAGGCGGCTGCTCGTTGATTTTGTCGGCGCTGCTCGAGTCCACGTAGCCGTCCGAGTGGTAGAGGCAGGTCTGGTAGAGCGGGTCGTCCTCGGTGGCCGTGCTGAGGAGGCTggcgctgctgctggtgctgccgGTGCAGCGGAGGGCTCTCTGCGCCGCGGGGCTGGGCGCGCCGAGGCTGCCGTAGATCCCTGCAGACTCCAGGGACTCGTACAGAGCAGCGTCGCTCATTACGATACCTGCAGGAGACGAGAGCAACGTCAGCACAGCAGGCAACAACATCTGGACTTAAATATGGCATATAAAAGgaatttattgacaaaaaagttaaattacgCAAattgctgacttttttttttactgccgACGGAAACAGACATAAAAGTCCTGTTTAAGCAGCTCGGAAAATCCAGTtaacatttccagttttattgGAAATTAAAAGCCTATGCAATTTGTTGCCTGAAAACAGTAAATGTAGCAACTTTCCTCAATGCCaaagaacaaagcaaaaaaacaaaatctttaagtAATTTgggtctagtttctggtgcaaatatcttagtacactggaaataagacaaaactaacttaaaagtaactttccagcaagaaaTAGGCATttcatttaagtaaataatctcttaatattgatgaaaaagaacaGTATAAACAagacttttttccccttgtttataagagaaataatttataatatagatctttaaaaaattatttccaccAGATAAGAACAATACATTTCCCCCCTTCTTCTAAATATTAGTGAattactgactttaaaaaagctcctatctctttgctgaaaagttagttttgttttatttccggTGTGCTGAGATGTGTGTAcaagaaactggaccaaaaacacttttttttggtctaattgTGAGTTTTTGTCTCAGAtctaaatatgaatatatattcaTCTGTTTATGAGGTGGGTGAAAGCTGGCCTCAGTAAAGCCAGTGAATTATAATGATTGCTGACCATGGACAAGCCTCTGCTCCTGCACCATCAACGAACGGTATTCATCCCACTTCTCATGAAGCgtttgctgcagagaaaagcaaaagatttGTTACTTTACAAACAAAGCAAGTAGCttcttcacacattttttttttaaaacaaacaaaaataccaGCACCAAATAGggtgatgttttaaaatgctggCTTGGTATCCATAATAGTGGCTGCATTGCATTGGATTAGAGCAGAACAGCTGCTGTAATCTTTAGGGAAAGCTTGTTCACTTGAGCCACTTCACAAGTTGCTTGCGTTGAGCCTGCAGAAATCCCTGCGTCTGCTGCTCAGACAGGTGTGGAGCCAGGGGGAAGGGGTCCCAATGTCTAGCATTTAAcataccgtattttccgcactataaggcgcacctaaaaaccttcaattttctcaaaagccgacAGTGCGCCTTATAATGCGGTGCGCCTTATATTATGTaccaatattgagccacaaGAGGTCTCACAACTACGGTAAGCAGCCGCCGACTTCATTTTACTCCGTAGAAGAAGAACTCCAGCCGCTAGCGGCTAGATATCGGCGTCACAGGGCATTCCAAGCTAGACTGCTAACTGCGTGGAAACAGTGGATGACAGAAGGCGAACACGCTTTCCCCAAGACGGGAGACAGCGCCGGACGACATGCGCcactatctgccagtggatcgtaAATGCCTGGGCTGATGTATCATTCTCTACTGTGGTCCGAGCTTTCAGGAAGGCAGGAATTGTCACTGAACTGCGAGACAACAGCAGCGACACTGACTCCATTAATGACGACTTTAACGAGACGGAGCCGGACATGTTGGACGTCGTATTCACCCAACTGTTTAATTcggacactgaagaagaagaattcgAGGGATTCGTGGAcgaggaataaattaataagtgagttttacatttttattttgtgtgtttacagctgaacaaggtTGGTCATGTTGTGAATATGGACATTAACGTTTGAACAACGTTGAGTTATTGATATGTTATTGCTTTGCACTATTTATAGTGTTACTATATTGTGATTGCATTAACGTCTGATTTACCGTAATAatatcagactgttttttttttacgtatttATTGAATGGAGGAAAAGTTCCCCTCCACTATATGATATAAACGTTGCACTACGTGTTACCACGTCACTGACTTTACCTcggggaaaataataaacagctgtttattcattttgggagtgaacggagttgtcagaacgctggtttgtaatctattaataaagtttgactgacctatctgactgttttgttgacattccctttagcgcagctccatttaatggatgcaTAACTGTAGCGTCTATTCTATGCGCCTTATAGTGCCGAAAATATGGTAACCTaaatgtgtgtgggtgtgaaagGCTACTGGACACATAATCAGCCTGACTCAAACAAAAAGCTTTGGGGAAACTACTCACCTTTAAATACTGCAGCCGGGCCTCGAGCTCAGCTTTTCGGATTGAGTCACTGTAAACCGTCTCCAGCCTTAAAGTGAGACACCAAAAGACCACAGGGTTATTAAGCTCAACAGGAAGCACTTATAAAACCTACAAGGCcagaaaaaagttattaaagaaaCTCTACGAGAGGCTTTTTTCACAAGTCCACAACATGACTGGCGTTTACAAGCATCGTGGAAGGATAAACATGAACCATTTCCACTTTGACAGTACAAAACGCTCTTTAATCATGAGCAGtggaacaaagtgaaaaaacagTTTACACACTAACACTTTTAATAAGTGAAGCTGAGGGTGTAAGTTGATGACGTCCGACTATAAAACCCTTAAAGCTCAGCCTGTCCGCACTAATTGTCCCTTTGACTTTAACAAGCCTCAACGAGGGGTTAAGAGCAGAGCGTGGTTCAAACGAAACACccacaaaacaagaaagagagCAACATCCAAGGGACTCGACACACGACAGGAGAAACTATTCAAACAAGCTAGAAAACTTCATCAGAAAATGCTGAGTcattggttgccatggtgatttTTGTCcctactgaaagaaaaaaaacccaaacagaaatTCAGTCTCAAACAAACAGATGCTGTGCGAAAACGATACATTGtatcaaaatgttgtttaacaGTGAGTGGCAGAAGCCTCTGGTGGCCCCATGTGTGAGTTTTTATAAGTCTACAGTGTTTTATAGAAGAGATACGACGAGTTAAAGAGACCCTTAAAAAGaggtttgaggaaaaaaaaaaacacagctgaaaTGTAACGGAAGTGAATGGGAGTTTTGGTGTGTGTATACTAGACTTTGGGTGGATTTGACAGAAAACTCCAAGTCCTACAACATTAGGAGACACACTGGGTGAAAGTAGACAAAAATGCCTACGTTTTGATGCGTTACGAACTGCATAAGAGATAAAAACTAAACCCATCACAGCATTTTAAATAGTCAGTTTTTCAGATCAAAACCTAAAGTGCCTGACATCATCACTCCCTTAAAGAGACAagcaaacacaacattttatgaAACTTAAACTCCTATGTACAAGACAAAGTTTTGATACTGAAGCTCAACTTTCCATGAGAAGTTTAAACTTTGAACCGTTTTTCTACTGTAAACTATGACTGGGGTCAGCAGCTCCAAACGGCTGAATTTTGTCCCTAATTTGCCTCAAATTCCCGTtatgtttagcatttttctgCGACTTTCGTAATGAATGTTCGGTAGATCGTAACCAAAAGTCATGGCAGGTTTTAAAACACTGTGGGTGGGGAATCAAGCTTATAAAAGTGATTGAAACAGAAGGATAATCTCTAAAAGTGTCGCCACTTTTAACAAACCAGGTACGAAAGTGTTGCTTTGGCATTTTTAACCATTTGgtataagagaaataaatctgaatatccCACTTTGAAAAACCTCTTTTGCATCAGAAATTTTCCGTGTGAACAAAATACTTGAACTTAACTCAGCTGTATTGTAATTTGATGagttacactttaaataaaacctttgagAAACGTCCATCATGTACCATGTACATCATGACTCAACGGCACTAGACTTCAtaagtcagatttttgttttcataaatctgGTTTGTATTACttggagctaaaaaaaaacagagaggaacaaaaacagtaatttaatttcagttggAGAAGATGAATGgaaacattcatgttttattttcttagcctTACAATGTGAGCAGTATTAAATGAAACTTCAGGACCAGAAAACGTCGactatttgtgtgtttttttgtgtgtttttttccctttccgcTGACTCAGCTCTTCTGGCAAAAGAAACTCATCGGGCTGAACTGCAGAAACTGCACGTTTCGTTTGGTGACATAACCGAGGAGCGGCTCAGCAGGTTTCCAACACCGACACAGCTGAGAACATCCTGAGGACCTGGAGGACGGATATCAGATAACAGTCGTCTGTCCTCATGCAACTCCGCACGAAACTCAGAACCGTCTGCGCAGGAAGTTACAGAAGATACTCGTCCAATCATCATCACCAGCAGGAGTTTAGTacacaatatttctgtttgaatttctcCACTGGTCTGATGGTAtccaactgaaaatgtgttttacaaacTTTAACTTAAAGGTTTAAGCTTCCAAGCAGCGTTTAACGTTTCACCTGAGTGTAGGGCTGAAGCGATTCATCAGATTAATCGTggttaatcgattattgaagtAATTGTCAATTAGTTATGTAATCAATTAACTGCTAACTGGAAAGTGCAGACTCACAAAAGACCATTTGATGAAAGTTTGAGCTGAGgtgtaaagtttaaaaacagtctTTAACGTTTCACCTGAGTGTAGGGCTGAAGCGATTCatcagattaatcgattattgaagtAATTGTCAATTTTTGTAACCAACTGGAAACTACAGactcaaaaaacaacattttcagagtagaaaccagaccaaaccTGTACAAAAAGTATATACACTGTGCATTCaagataacaataaaaaacttttctcTATAAATATGTTCCAGCCAGGACTCCTCAACTggcttcacttggttcaaactgtttaaaaaattcctcctattaaacatattttgctgtccaattattaaaaaagtcagaagatcagatttatttattttttttaaaaatggtcaaGCGTACACTAAATTActgctgttattgcattttggACAATAGAATATTTATGTTCCTCTTTAAAAATGGcttatttgtttaattgcaTCCTCTCATGTATTTCTAGTAATTTATATTACagaatgagctttttttttttttatttgattaatcgcCAGAACAATCgatttgtaaaaataatcttcAGCTGCAGCCGTACCTCAGTGTGTTGCCGCATGACCTGATGAGCTGAACGATGTCCTTGTGCAGAAATCCCTCTACGGCGGTGCCGTTCACACTGGCAATGGTGTCCCctgcgcacgcacacacacacacacacacacacacacacacacacacacacacacacacacacacacacacacacacacacacacacacacacacaacatattAGGGCTGAGACGATTCCTCGAACGATTCAAGTatctcgattattaaaattcctagAGGAAAATTAATCTGCCtcgttaaattatgtttattatgtaGCGCCGCGTTCCAGCCGGTCATTATTTGTGGTGGCCAGCAGCTCTTCCTTCCCCCTGTCAGTTGTTGTGCTGGTGGCTTGTAGAACAACAGAGatagatagagcacataacaccagttttaaagtccctccactggctccctgtagctcaaagaatagactttaaaatactgttgttagtttataaatcactgaatggtttagcaccacaatacattaaagatctgctgctgttgtatcaaccttccagaacctctcaggtcttctggttctggtctgctctgcatccccagaaccagaaccaaatgaggagaagcggcatttagcatctattcaccacaa encodes:
- the tamalin gene encoding general receptor for phosphoinositides 1-associated scaffold protein, with product MTFRRLKKVNSSGVDGGPASQDNDIYFPSSKSDSCRTVNLPANSSEVYNYKTLAYSGGTLPRNFKKGGGSQKWKPLTLPPEPQRKVVDLEKNEEEAFGFEIQTYGLHHQEQNSVEMCTFVCRVHDGSPAHLAGLKVGDTIASVNGTAVEGFLHKDIVQLIRSCGNTLRLETVYSDSIRKAELEARLQYLKQTLHEKWDEYRSLMVQEQRLVHGIVMSDAALYESLESAGIYGSLGAPSPAAQRALRCTGSTSSSASLLSTATEDDPLYQTCLYHSDGYVDSSSADKINEQPPSQRQQRVRPTSELLTVTKTHLTRSASTRSYLRGSSSSPSSVGSVEKQGAFGSLQRKPKQKSFRRRLLKFIPGLNRPLEEEESKL